The window GACCGGGATTTGGAAATGCAGCAAGTGTGGACACACCTTCGCTGGTGGGACTTATATCCCCTACACAAGTGTTGGTCAGACCCTGCTGCGCACCATGAAGAATCTTGCTGAGGCAAAGTAAACAAATAATTTTCAGGAATGTGAGGTTGTATGGGTTACAAGTGCACTCGATGTAAACAGAAAGTGGAAATTGACTACGAGTACACAGGCATCAGGTGCCCGTATTGCGGACACCGGATCCTGGTAAAAGAGCGTCCTACAACCATCAAACGCATCAAGGCCGAGTAAGAAGTATGTTAATTACTTCTTCTCGTAAACCTTCTGCAAAGACCCGGACGCTTTGTAAGCTTCTTTCACGCTTTCTTGCCGGCAGGAGTATTTCCCGCGGCAAGATGGGCATGCAGGAACTTCTGGAGTTTACAGAAGGTGGGCCTTTCATAGTTGTA is drawn from Methanosarcina lacustris Z-7289 and contains these coding sequences:
- a CDS encoding DNA-directed RNA polymerase subunit P codes for the protein MGYKCTRCKQKVEIDYEYTGIRCPYCGHRILVKERPTTIKRIKAE